A single region of the Halopiger xanaduensis SH-6 genome encodes:
- a CDS encoding glycosyltransferase: protein MQFVPSRLLEHGGTACGAAVLLAFGLLQGTEIQTLTLDLLVVTVQFVVLEALSAMAVFTFFVSLTGLLLIREVWQSREPLESVTDGPRLTAVVPVYRDHAVMDVSVESLAASAYENLEVVIVAEPNDEATVERARELAAEYDPVEVLINGESGSKAGAINYAVRERDSDHFAVFDADEWIAPEFLPTAMGQLLEGVDVFQGRRVPRPTGPVETVAYCERIVFHASYKMVELFGFTNCRSSSTAFTREAIERVGGYDDVLTEDLAFAHACYREGLDVRQARHCTNTMEAPHTLRDLWGQRKRWRVGQVEVLHATLVDFLRGRAGRRGLISVGRMCSSLFGCLVTLVLVSKLLLLLVLGVESAFLVPAAALLATIGLVAWRDARDGRIDDLGWSVLFAPLLYPAFGVLTLRSLLEYCLSWDGRWYRVEKTGS, encoded by the coding sequence ATGCAATTCGTCCCGTCGCGGTTGCTCGAGCACGGCGGCACCGCGTGCGGCGCCGCCGTCCTCTTAGCGTTCGGGCTGCTCCAGGGAACCGAAATACAAACGCTCACGCTCGACCTGCTCGTCGTAACCGTCCAGTTCGTCGTCCTCGAGGCGCTGTCGGCGATGGCCGTCTTTACGTTCTTCGTCAGCCTGACGGGCCTGCTGTTGATCCGCGAAGTCTGGCAGTCCCGCGAGCCCCTCGAGAGCGTGACGGACGGCCCGCGACTGACCGCCGTCGTCCCCGTCTACCGGGATCACGCGGTGATGGACGTCAGCGTCGAGAGCCTCGCCGCAAGCGCCTACGAGAACCTCGAGGTCGTGATCGTCGCCGAGCCCAACGACGAGGCGACCGTAGAGCGGGCGCGCGAACTGGCGGCCGAGTACGACCCCGTCGAGGTACTGATCAACGGCGAGTCGGGATCGAAGGCGGGCGCGATCAACTACGCGGTCCGCGAGCGCGATTCCGATCACTTCGCGGTCTTCGACGCCGACGAGTGGATCGCCCCCGAGTTCCTGCCGACGGCGATGGGCCAACTGCTCGAGGGCGTGGACGTCTTCCAAGGGCGCCGAGTGCCGCGCCCGACCGGCCCCGTCGAGACGGTCGCCTACTGCGAGCGGATCGTCTTCCACGCCAGCTACAAGATGGTCGAACTGTTCGGTTTCACGAACTGCCGGAGTTCCTCGACCGCCTTCACCCGCGAGGCGATCGAACGGGTCGGCGGCTACGACGACGTGCTCACCGAGGATCTGGCCTTCGCCCACGCCTGCTACCGCGAGGGACTCGACGTCAGGCAGGCCCGCCACTGCACCAACACGATGGAAGCGCCCCACACGCTGCGAGACCTGTGGGGCCAGCGCAAGCGCTGGCGCGTCGGCCAGGTTGAAGTGTTGCACGCGACGCTCGTCGACTTCCTGCGCGGTCGAGCCGGCCGGCGTGGCCTCATCTCCGTCGGGCGCATGTGCTCGAGCCTGTTCGGGTGTCTCGTCACGCTCGTGCTCGTCTCGAAGCTGCTCCTGTTGCTCGTGCTCGGCGTCGAATCGGCGTTTCTCGTGCCGGCCGCGGCCCTGCTCGCGACGATCGGGCTGGTCGCCTGGCGCGACGCGCGCGACGGCCGCATCGACGACCTCGGCTGGAGCGTGCTGTTCGCGCCGCTGCTCTATCCCGCGTTCGGCGTGCTCACGCTTCGATCGCTACTCGAGTACTGTCTGAGCTGGGACGGACGCTGGTACCGGGTCGAAAAGACCGGCTCCTGA
- a CDS encoding VOC family protein: MNTANTTALPDGTHLGRTALRVSALEDLVEFYRDVVGLSVLRRDETTAVLGVDDAPLLVLERDENAPERARSETGLYHNAFRVPSRAALGAALARIRDRWRLDGAADHLVSEALYLSDPAGNGVEIYRDRPREEWPTTDDGRVRMATDPLDFAGIEAAAASDDRAPSGTDVGHVHLEVSSLEAFAEFYADALGFDVRADLSGALFVAADGYHHHVGANTWNRRTEPAEGRGLAWFEVVVPDSRDFEALEERLSDRGKALTETEDGFAVADPDGIELRFRTATP, from the coding sequence ATGAACACAGCAAATACGACCGCGCTCCCGGACGGAACGCACCTCGGACGAACCGCGCTTCGCGTCTCGGCGCTCGAGGACCTCGTCGAGTTCTACCGAGACGTCGTCGGACTCTCCGTCCTGCGGCGCGACGAGACGACGGCCGTCCTCGGCGTCGACGACGCGCCGCTGCTCGTCTTAGAGCGCGACGAGAACGCGCCCGAGCGAGCGCGATCGGAGACCGGGCTCTACCACAACGCGTTCAGGGTGCCGTCGCGCGCCGCGCTCGGCGCCGCGCTGGCGCGGATACGGGATCGCTGGCGGCTCGACGGCGCCGCGGACCACCTCGTGAGCGAGGCGCTTTACCTGTCCGATCCGGCGGGCAACGGCGTCGAAATCTACCGCGACCGGCCGCGCGAGGAGTGGCCGACGACCGACGACGGTCGCGTTCGGATGGCGACCGATCCCCTGGATTTCGCCGGCATCGAAGCCGCCGCCGCGAGCGACGACCGCGCGCCGTCGGGCACCGACGTCGGTCACGTCCACCTCGAGGTGTCCTCGCTCGAGGCGTTCGCGGAGTTCTACGCGGACGCGCTCGGGTTCGACGTGCGGGCGGACCTCTCCGGCGCGCTGTTCGTGGCGGCCGACGGCTACCACCACCACGTCGGGGCGAACACGTGGAACCGGCGGACGGAGCCGGCCGAGGGGCGGGGGCTGGCCTGGTTCGAGGTCGTCGTCCCGGATTCGCGGGATTTCGAGGCGTTAGAGGAGCGACTCTCGGATCGGGGAAAAGCGCTCACCGAAACGGAGGACGGATTCGCCGTCGCCGATCCGGACGGTATCGAACTCCGGTTCCGGACCGCGACACCGTAG
- the ppsA gene encoding phosphoenolpyruvate synthase: MAVLWLDEIDAGDLERVGGKGASLGELTGAGLPVPSGFVVTAGTYRSFIEEAGIDEELFAAVDVDVDDSSALAEAANRAQELILETPFPDDLREEILASYREVGDGEAFVAVRSSATAEDLPDASFAGQQETFLNVTEADLLDRVRECWASLFTQRAIYYRQEQGFDHSAVNIAVVVQQMVDAEKSGVMFTSHPSTGDPTMIIEAAWGLGEAVVSGAVSPDNYAVTRDDRSADVTVAEKKVMHVKDEETGETVERPVPDEKQTARVIGDEEIDALVDLGERVEDHYGEPQDVEWAIVEGDVYMLQSRPITTIDDSSGEAADPIEDTVDAAEAKGVTDGSGGVQTADSGGNAGTDTAEAGEVVVDGLGSSPGTVSGAARIVTKLDDLDKVKEGDVIVTEMTMPDMVPAMKRASGIITDEGGMTSHAAIVSRELGVPAVVGTTNATSILEDGQVVTLDGDKGQVLEGQNVEPEEETEPVEEVRPQSPVKPMTATEVKVNVSIPEAAERAAATGADGVGLLRMEHMILSLNQTPAKFIAENGEDAYINELVQGIRHVADEFYPRPVRTRTLDAPTDEFRQLEGGEDEPQEHNPMLGYRGIRRSLDRPDVFAHELEAFRRLYEMGYDNVEMMFPLVNDAEDVYRVKQLMQEAGIDPDKRKWGVMIETPAAALSVEEMAETGIDFASFGTNDLTQYTLAVDRNNEHVADRFDELHPSVLRLIGDVIETCREHDVATSICGQAGSKPEMVQFLVNEGVSSISANIDAVRDVQHEVKRVEQKLLLESVR; the protein is encoded by the coding sequence ATGGCTGTACTCTGGCTGGACGAGATTGACGCCGGCGATCTCGAGCGGGTCGGCGGCAAAGGTGCTTCTCTCGGGGAACTCACGGGTGCGGGGCTCCCCGTCCCGTCGGGCTTCGTCGTCACGGCGGGAACCTACCGCTCGTTCATCGAGGAAGCGGGCATCGACGAGGAGCTGTTCGCGGCCGTCGACGTCGACGTCGACGACTCGAGCGCCCTCGCCGAAGCCGCCAACCGCGCCCAGGAACTCATCCTCGAGACGCCGTTCCCGGACGACCTCCGCGAGGAGATCCTCGCCTCGTATCGGGAGGTCGGCGACGGGGAGGCGTTCGTCGCCGTGCGCTCGTCGGCGACGGCCGAGGACCTGCCCGACGCCTCCTTCGCGGGGCAGCAAGAGACCTTCTTGAACGTCACCGAGGCGGACCTGCTCGACCGCGTCCGGGAGTGTTGGGCGTCCCTCTTTACCCAGCGGGCGATCTACTACCGCCAGGAGCAGGGGTTCGACCACTCCGCCGTGAACATCGCCGTGGTCGTCCAGCAGATGGTCGACGCCGAGAAGTCGGGCGTCATGTTCACCAGCCACCCCTCGACCGGCGATCCGACGATGATCATCGAGGCCGCCTGGGGACTGGGCGAAGCGGTCGTCTCCGGGGCCGTCTCGCCGGATAACTACGCCGTGACGCGCGACGACCGCTCGGCCGACGTCACCGTCGCCGAGAAGAAGGTGATGCACGTCAAGGACGAGGAGACCGGCGAGACCGTCGAACGACCGGTCCCCGACGAGAAACAGACCGCACGCGTCATCGGCGACGAGGAGATCGACGCCTTGGTCGACCTCGGCGAGCGCGTCGAGGACCACTACGGCGAGCCGCAGGACGTCGAGTGGGCGATCGTCGAGGGCGACGTCTACATGCTCCAGTCCCGTCCGATCACGACCATCGACGACAGTAGCGGCGAGGCCGCGGATCCGATCGAGGACACCGTCGACGCCGCCGAAGCGAAGGGTGTCACCGACGGCAGCGGCGGCGTCCAGACCGCCGACTCCGGCGGGAACGCAGGCACCGATACCGCGGAGGCCGGCGAGGTCGTCGTCGACGGGCTCGGCTCGAGTCCGGGCACCGTCAGCGGGGCCGCGCGGATCGTCACGAAACTCGACGACCTGGACAAGGTCAAGGAAGGCGACGTCATCGTCACCGAGATGACGATGCCCGACATGGTGCCCGCGATGAAACGCGCTTCGGGCATCATCACCGACGAGGGCGGCATGACCAGCCACGCCGCCATCGTCTCGCGCGAACTCGGCGTCCCCGCCGTCGTCGGCACGACCAACGCCACTTCGATCTTAGAGGACGGTCAGGTCGTCACGCTCGACGGCGACAAGGGGCAGGTCCTCGAGGGGCAGAACGTCGAACCCGAGGAGGAGACCGAACCCGTCGAGGAGGTGCGCCCGCAGTCGCCGGTCAAGCCGATGACCGCGACCGAGGTGAAGGTCAACGTCTCCATCCCCGAAGCCGCCGAGCGCGCGGCCGCGACCGGCGCCGACGGCGTCGGCCTGCTCCGGATGGAGCACATGATCCTCTCGCTGAACCAGACGCCTGCGAAGTTCATCGCGGAGAACGGCGAGGACGCCTACATCAACGAACTCGTTCAGGGCATCCGCCACGTCGCCGACGAGTTCTACCCCCGCCCCGTCCGCACCCGCACCCTCGACGCGCCGACCGACGAGTTCCGCCAGCTCGAGGGCGGCGAGGACGAACCCCAGGAGCACAACCCGATGCTGGGCTACCGGGGCATTCGGCGCTCGCTCGACCGGCCCGACGTGTTCGCCCACGAACTCGAGGCGTTCCGCCGGCTCTACGAGATGGGCTACGACAACGTCGAGATGATGTTCCCGCTGGTCAACGACGCCGAGGACGTCTACCGGGTCAAGCAACTCATGCAGGAGGCAGGTATCGACCCGGACAAGCGCAAGTGGGGCGTGATGATCGAGACGCCGGCCGCGGCACTGTCGGTCGAGGAGATGGCCGAGACGGGGATCGACTTCGCCTCCTTCGGCACGAACGACCTCACCCAGTACACGCTCGCGGTCGACCGCAACAACGAGCACGTCGCCGACCGGTTCGACGAACTCCACCCCTCGGTGCTGCGCCTGATCGGCGACGTCATCGAGACCTGCCGCGAACACGACGTCGCCACGAGCATCTGCGGCCAGGCGGGGTCGAAGCCCGAGATGGTCCAGTTCCTCGTCAACGAGGGCGTCAGTTCCATCTCGGCGAACATCGACGCCGTCCGCGACGTCCAGCACGAGGTCAAGCGCGTCGAGCAGAAACTGCTGCTCGAGTCGGTGCGCTGA
- a CDS encoding CPBP family intramembrane glutamic endopeptidase: MPIRTRWPSTDARIDSTAQTDETTLGNRVWLILGATALVLVVTSALITGYVATIGEPGLEPPPGVIYGAVGIGLSAALALLWRRFDEPERLAAFPLQRPSRAELGWTAVCVPLGIGAFLVGEWVAGLFGFELTPFYTYDLGDPATLAGVAFGVVLVAPLVEELLFRGALVGALLGRGWSLLTASAGSIVVFAGYHVFALGVAGVAAIAAWSVFPTVLRLRFDNLTGAWLLHLCNNIFAYVIVTAVLV, encoded by the coding sequence ATGCCAATACGAACGCGGTGGCCGTCGACCGACGCTCGCATCGACTCGACGGCGCAAACGGACGAGACGACTCTTGGCAACCGGGTGTGGCTCATCCTCGGTGCGACGGCGCTGGTGCTCGTCGTGACGAGCGCACTGATCACCGGGTACGTCGCGACGATCGGCGAGCCCGGACTCGAGCCCCCGCCGGGAGTGATCTACGGCGCTGTCGGAATCGGACTCTCGGCGGCACTCGCGCTCCTGTGGCGGCGCTTCGACGAGCCGGAGCGACTGGCCGCGTTCCCGCTGCAGCGACCGAGCCGCGCCGAACTGGGCTGGACGGCGGTCTGTGTTCCGCTCGGTATCGGTGCGTTTCTCGTCGGGGAGTGGGTCGCGGGGCTGTTCGGGTTCGAACTCACCCCGTTCTACACCTACGACCTCGGCGATCCCGCGACGCTAGCCGGCGTCGCGTTCGGCGTCGTTCTCGTCGCCCCGCTCGTCGAAGAGTTGCTGTTCCGAGGTGCGCTCGTCGGCGCGCTCCTCGGACGGGGCTGGTCGCTGCTCACCGCCAGCGCGGGATCGATCGTCGTCTTCGCCGGCTATCACGTGTTCGCCCTCGGTGTGGCGGGCGTCGCCGCCATCGCGGCGTGGAGCGTCTTCCCGACGGTGCTCCGACTCCGGTTCGACAACCTGACCGGCGCCTGGCTCTTGCACCTGTGTAATAATATTTTCGCGTACGTGATCGTGACTGCAGTTCTAGTCTGA
- the thiC gene encoding phosphomethylpyrimidine synthase ThiC yields the protein MANTQIAAARNGTVTEEMERVAERENCDPEFVREQVAEGQAVIPANRNHDALDAMVIGREFATKVNANIGNSETTSDIETELEKLHTAVHYGADTVMDLGTGANLDEIRETHVEHSPVPIGTVPLYEAVKQAGSPEEITTDLLLEIIEKQAEQGVDYMTIHAGILAEHLPLTDGRKTGIVSRGGSIMASWMEARGEQNPLFQVYDEICEIFAEHDVTFSLGDSLRPGSLADACDEAQYAELDTLGELTRRAWEHDVQVMVEGPGHVPMHKVAENVERQQEVCDGAPFYVLGPLVTDIAPGYDHITSAIGAAMAAQAGAAMLCYVTPKEHLGLPEEEDVRDGLAAYRIAAHAGDVGSERPGARDWDDALSEARYDFDWREQFRLALDPDRARDYHDQTLPEDNYKEARFCSMCGAEFCSMRIDQDARDGGEMERLDTETDLESSAAADVNLPPTGTHRSGSDALPEVDACEESSVEHAGDD from the coding sequence ATGGCGAACACCCAAATTGCCGCCGCCCGAAACGGCACGGTCACCGAGGAGATGGAGCGCGTCGCCGAGCGCGAGAACTGCGACCCCGAATTCGTCCGGGAGCAGGTCGCCGAGGGACAGGCTGTCATCCCAGCCAACCGAAACCACGACGCCCTCGACGCGATGGTCATCGGCCGCGAGTTCGCGACCAAGGTCAACGCCAACATCGGCAACAGCGAGACGACCAGCGACATAGAGACGGAACTCGAGAAGCTCCACACCGCGGTCCACTACGGCGCGGATACGGTGATGGACCTCGGCACTGGGGCGAATCTGGACGAGATCCGCGAGACCCACGTCGAACACTCGCCGGTACCGATCGGGACGGTGCCGCTGTACGAGGCGGTCAAGCAGGCGGGGAGTCCCGAAGAGATTACGACGGACCTGCTGCTCGAGATCATCGAAAAGCAGGCCGAGCAGGGCGTCGACTACATGACGATCCACGCCGGCATCCTCGCCGAGCACCTGCCGCTGACCGACGGCCGGAAGACCGGCATCGTCTCGCGGGGCGGCTCGATCATGGCCTCGTGGATGGAGGCACGCGGCGAGCAGAACCCGCTCTTTCAGGTCTACGACGAAATCTGCGAGATCTTCGCCGAGCACGACGTCACGTTCAGCCTCGGGGACAGCCTCCGACCGGGCTCGCTGGCCGACGCCTGCGACGAGGCCCAGTACGCAGAACTCGACACGCTCGGGGAACTCACCCGCCGCGCCTGGGAGCACGATGTCCAGGTGATGGTCGAGGGGCCGGGTCACGTCCCGATGCACAAGGTCGCCGAGAACGTCGAACGCCAGCAGGAGGTCTGCGACGGTGCGCCGTTTTACGTGCTCGGGCCGCTCGTGACCGACATCGCACCCGGCTACGACCACATTACCAGCGCTATCGGGGCCGCGATGGCCGCCCAGGCCGGCGCGGCGATGCTCTGTTACGTCACGCCCAAGGAGCACCTCGGCCTCCCCGAGGAGGAAGACGTCCGCGACGGCCTCGCGGCCTACCGGATCGCCGCCCACGCGGGCGACGTCGGGAGCGAGCGGCCCGGCGCGCGCGACTGGGACGACGCCCTCTCGGAGGCGCGCTACGACTTCGACTGGCGCGAGCAGTTCCGCCTGGCGCTCGATCCCGACCGCGCTCGAGACTACCACGACCAGACGCTGCCGGAGGACAACTACAAGGAAGCGCGCTTCTGCTCGATGTGCGGCGCCGAATTCTGTTCGATGCGGATCGACCAGGACGCACGGGACGGCGGTGAAATGGAACGACTGGACACGGAGACCGATCTCGAGTCGTCGGCGGCGGCGGACGTGAACCTGCCGCCGACCGGCACTCACCGTTCCGGTTCGGACGCGTTGCCGGAGGTCGACGCGTGTGAGGAATCGTCCGTCGAACACGCGGGAGACGACTGA
- a CDS encoding phosphoribosyltransferase — MSDLPDDFDCTITNWEYIYGLCRDVSDDVRRDEFEPDVIVALARGGWFAGRCLCDFLGLNDLTSLKMEHYVGTAEKTGEPTVRYPMPEGSVEDKDVLIIDDIADTGGSIKRAYEYVDDRGAGEVRTATLQLLQTSEFEPDYVGEQLEEWTWIVYPWNFIEDMVDLISGVMDQADQESFTQEDIRHYLSEFHGVDRIEMEIAQPNRIPEVISEMERRDVIEGSGPGEWRLAE; from the coding sequence ATGTCCGACTTACCGGACGATTTCGACTGTACGATCACGAACTGGGAGTACATTTACGGCCTCTGTCGCGACGTCAGCGACGACGTGCGCCGCGACGAGTTCGAACCGGACGTCATCGTCGCGCTCGCCCGCGGCGGCTGGTTCGCGGGCCGGTGCCTCTGCGACTTCCTCGGACTGAACGACCTGACGAGCCTGAAGATGGAACACTACGTCGGCACCGCCGAGAAGACCGGGGAGCCGACCGTCCGCTACCCGATGCCGGAGGGAAGCGTCGAGGACAAAGACGTGCTCATCATCGACGACATCGCCGACACCGGCGGCTCGATCAAGCGCGCCTACGAGTACGTCGACGACCGCGGGGCCGGCGAGGTCCGCACCGCGACGCTGCAGCTGCTCCAGACCAGCGAGTTCGAACCCGACTACGTCGGCGAACAGCTCGAGGAGTGGACCTGGATCGTCTACCCGTGGAACTTCATCGAGGACATGGTCGACCTGATCTCGGGGGTCATGGACCAGGCCGACCAGGAGTCGTTCACGCAGGAGGACATCCGACACTATCTCTCGGAGTTCCACGGCGTCGACCGCATCGAGATGGAGATTGCCCAGCCCAATCGCATCCCGGAGGTCATCTCCGAGATGGAGCGCCGGGACGTCATCGAGGGGAGCGGTCCGGGCGAGTGGCGGCTGGCCGAGTAA
- a CDS encoding PhzF family phenazine biosynthesis protein, protein METTRIVQVDAFTDEPLSGNPAGVVPDADGLSDDQMQSIAAEMAVSETAFLRSSDDPEADRRVSYFTPTQEVDLCGHATIGSFAHLHDEGLEPGTTALETNVGVLEIEVGEDGTVWMTQDEPRIREVDVGYDRVADALGVSQAALEGASDDIPLAVSSTGLPFLIVPITYLSDLGDADPDMNAVEELADSVDATGIYLFTFDALGRDSTLHGRMFAPGAGVPEDPVTGTASGAVAAYLDRFGAFDDDFPEELRLEQGHYVDRPGLVRVRLENGVRVGGRGVTALDGTIAVPDDEEDEILEA, encoded by the coding sequence ATGGAGACGACGCGAATCGTGCAGGTCGACGCCTTCACCGACGAACCGCTTTCCGGCAACCCCGCCGGCGTCGTGCCGGACGCGGACGGGCTCTCGGACGACCAGATGCAGTCGATCGCCGCCGAGATGGCCGTCAGCGAGACGGCCTTCCTGCGCTCGAGCGACGACCCCGAGGCGGACCGCCGCGTGAGCTACTTCACGCCCACGCAGGAGGTCGACCTCTGCGGCCACGCGACGATAGGCTCTTTCGCCCACCTCCACGACGAAGGGCTCGAGCCCGGAACGACCGCTCTCGAGACGAACGTCGGCGTCCTCGAGATCGAGGTCGGCGAGGACGGCACGGTCTGGATGACCCAGGACGAGCCCCGGATTCGCGAGGTCGACGTCGGCTACGACCGCGTCGCCGACGCGCTCGGGGTGAGTCAGGCCGCGCTCGAGGGGGCCAGCGACGACATTCCGCTCGCCGTTTCCTCGACCGGACTGCCGTTTCTGATCGTTCCGATTACCTACCTCTCGGATCTCGGCGACGCCGATCCGGACATGAACGCCGTCGAGGAACTCGCCGACTCGGTCGATGCGACCGGCATCTACCTCTTCACCTTCGACGCGCTCGGCCGCGACTCGACGCTGCACGGGCGGATGTTCGCACCCGGTGCGGGCGTCCCCGAGGATCCCGTCACGGGAACCGCCAGCGGCGCCGTCGCCGCCTATCTCGACCGGTTCGGTGCGTTCGACGACGACTTCCCCGAGGAACTTCGCCTCGAGCAGGGTCACTACGTCGACCGGCCGGGACTGGTGCGCGTTCGTCTCGAGAACGGCGTCCGGGTCGGCGGCCGCGGCGTGACCGCGCTGGACGGGACGATCGCCGTTCCCGACGACGAGGAAGACGAGATCCTCGAGGCCTGA
- the mfnA gene encoding tyrosine decarboxylase MfnA: MQTEPQAFDRVLSSMCTEPHPVAREAAERFLATNPGDPGTYPTVSALEDEAIAMLGEIAGLEEPSGYIAGGGTEANIQAVRIARERADATRPNVVMPESAHFSFRKAADLLGVDLRVVPTDDRYRADLGAVRAAVDDDTAAVIGVAGSTEYGRVDPIPELGEIARSVDATLHVDAAWGGFVLPFTDYEWNFSHAPVDTMAIDPHKMGQAAVPAGGLLVRDSALLDELAVDTPYLESTSQATLTGTRSGAGVASAVAAMEELWPSGYRSQYVRSRNNAEWLADALEKRGYDVVDPTLPLVAADVPRSTFDALRAKGWRISRTATDELRIVCMPHVTREMLASFVGDLDRLEVRASVPVACDD; encoded by the coding sequence ATGCAGACCGAGCCGCAGGCGTTCGACCGGGTGCTCTCCTCGATGTGTACCGAGCCCCACCCGGTAGCGCGCGAGGCGGCCGAACGGTTTCTCGCGACGAACCCCGGCGACCCCGGCACCTACCCGACCGTCTCGGCGCTCGAGGACGAGGCGATCGCGATGCTCGGCGAGATCGCCGGCCTCGAGGAGCCGTCGGGGTACATCGCCGGCGGCGGTACCGAGGCCAACATTCAGGCGGTCCGGATCGCCCGCGAGCGGGCCGACGCGACGCGGCCGAACGTCGTCATGCCCGAGTCGGCCCACTTCAGCTTCCGGAAGGCCGCCGACCTGCTGGGCGTCGACCTGCGGGTCGTCCCCACCGACGACCGCTACCGAGCCGACCTCGGGGCGGTCCGGGCCGCCGTCGACGACGATACCGCGGCGGTGATCGGCGTCGCCGGCTCGACCGAGTACGGCCGCGTCGACCCGATCCCGGAACTGGGCGAGATCGCCCGCTCGGTCGACGCCACGCTCCACGTCGACGCCGCCTGGGGCGGCTTCGTCCTGCCCTTCACGGACTACGAGTGGAACTTCTCCCACGCGCCCGTCGACACGATGGCGATCGATCCGCACAAGATGGGGCAGGCGGCCGTCCCCGCGGGCGGGCTCCTCGTCCGCGATTCCGCACTGTTGGACGAACTCGCCGTCGACACCCCCTACCTCGAGTCGACCTCGCAGGCGACCCTGACCGGGACCCGATCGGGTGCCGGCGTCGCAAGCGCTGTCGCCGCAATGGAGGAGCTGTGGCCAAGTGGCTACCGTAGCCAGTACGTCCGCTCGCGGAACAACGCCGAGTGGCTCGCCGACGCCCTCGAGAAACGGGGCTACGACGTCGTCGACCCGACGCTGCCGCTGGTCGCGGCCGACGTCCCCCGGTCGACGTTCGATGCGCTCCGCGCGAAGGGGTGGCGGATCTCCCGCACCGCGACCGACGAACTCCGAATCGTCTGTATGCCCCACGTCACCCGCGAGATGCTCGCCTCCTTCGTCGGCGATCTGGACCGGCTCGAGGTGCGCGCGAGCGTGCCGGTTGCCTGCGACGACTGA
- a CDS encoding helix-turn-helix domain-containing protein, with protein sequence MRFVDVTVERAPSEQSPLNRRLAADDEVVREELLNWRMSRNEVLNQLIFAIGNRDAYEAALEDVAEIVAYEIRAIDEDRFYVYLQEERTQETVSWWTVFLAHDFIHVPPVVIEDGSSRLTLLGEFDDLRTVVDELSDEVTIEIEEIGDYRGHGHRLTGRLTARQYRAVRIALERGYYEIPRETSLAAIAAALECTESTASDILRRAERELVRAIVPSVHRC encoded by the coding sequence ATGCGATTCGTCGACGTTACCGTCGAACGAGCACCGTCGGAACAGTCTCCCCTGAATCGACGGCTCGCCGCCGACGACGAGGTCGTCCGCGAGGAACTGCTCAACTGGCGTATGAGTCGAAACGAGGTCCTCAACCAGCTTATTTTTGCGATCGGAAATCGGGACGCGTACGAGGCGGCGCTCGAGGACGTCGCCGAAATCGTCGCCTACGAGATTCGGGCGATCGACGAGGACCGATTTTACGTGTACCTTCAGGAGGAGCGAACGCAGGAGACCGTTTCGTGGTGGACCGTCTTTCTGGCTCACGACTTCATTCACGTGCCGCCGGTCGTCATCGAGGACGGGAGCAGTCGTCTCACGCTGCTCGGGGAGTTCGACGACCTCCGTACCGTCGTCGACGAACTGTCGGACGAAGTGACGATCGAGATCGAGGAGATCGGGGACTACCGCGGGCACGGCCACCGGCTCACGGGCCGATTGACGGCACGGCAGTATCGAGCCGTCCGGATCGCACTCGAGCGCGGGTATTACGAAATCCCGCGTGAGACGTCGCTCGCGGCTATCGCCGCGGCGCTCGAGTGTACCGAAAGCACTGCATCCGACATTCTTCGACGGGCGGAGCGGGAGCTAGTGCGGGCGATCGTTCCGTCGGTTCACCGCTGCTGA